In one window of Paracoccus saliphilus DNA:
- a CDS encoding FlgB family protein — protein sequence MFERIELMKMTRAMTDHAARRNGVVARNIANADTPGFKTRDLQSFVESYRHTDPPPLRTSRSGHVASPFWSAANPREVMPEVGNSPNGNSVSLEEEMLKLAETKREHDLSLGIYRSALTLMRTSIDRRN from the coding sequence ATGTTTGAGCGCATCGAGTTGATGAAAATGACCCGCGCGATGACCGATCACGCTGCCCGCCGCAATGGCGTGGTCGCGCGCAATATTGCCAATGCGGATACGCCCGGCTTCAAGACACGCGATCTGCAATCCTTCGTGGAAAGCTATCGCCATACCGACCCGCCACCCTTACGCACCAGCCGCAGCGGTCATGTCGCGTCTCCGTTCTGGTCCGCCGCCAACCCGCGAGAGGTCATGCCCGAGGTCGGCAATTCTCCCAATGGCAACTCGGTTTCGTTGGAAGAGGAAATGCTCAAGCTGGCCGAGACAAAACGGGAGCATGACCTGTCGCTTGGGATCTACCGCTCTGCACTGACCTTGATGCGAACCAGTATCGACCGTCGCAACTAA